One segment of Fuscovulum ytuae DNA contains the following:
- the moaB gene encoding molybdenum cofactor biosynthesis protein B: MSRIDETRDFIPVRIAVLTVSDTRKAEDDRSGDTLVERLTGAGHVLAARGIVRDERAEIAAQLRAWIADPGVDVILTTGGTGLTGRDVTVEAHRDVYEKEIEAFGTVFTMVSMQKIGTSAVQSRACGGVAGGTYLFALPGSPGGCRDAWDEILKWQLDYRHRPCNFVEIFPRLEEHRRRK, translated from the coding sequence ATGAGCCGGATTGATGAGACGCGGGACTTCATCCCGGTGCGGATTGCCGTGCTGACGGTATCGGACACGCGGAAGGCCGAGGATGACCGTTCGGGCGACACGCTGGTGGAGCGGCTGACCGGGGCAGGGCATGTGCTGGCCGCGCGGGGGATTGTGCGGGATGAGCGGGCGGAGATCGCGGCGCAGTTGCGCGCGTGGATCGCCGATCCGGGGGTGGATGTGATCCTGACCACAGGAGGCACGGGCCTGACGGGCCGGGATGTCACGGTCGAGGCGCATCGGGATGTCTATGAAAAGGAGATCGAGGCCTTTGGCACGGTCTTTACCATGGTGTCGATGCAGAAGATCGGGACAAGCGCGGTGCAGTCGCGTGCCTGCGGGGGCGTGGCGGGGGGGACCTATCTTTTCGCGCTGCCCGGCAGCCCCGGCGGGTGCCGGGATGCGTGGGACGAGATTCTGAAATGGCAGCTGGATTACCGGCACCGGCCCTGTAATTTCGTCGAGATTTTCCCCCGGCTGGAAGAACATCGGCGGCGCAAGTAG
- a CDS encoding efflux RND transporter periplasmic adaptor subunit: MRFFGRAMGGLFLAAVTLAILALAVGVVVGALRERMAGGPAARPAEERVVSANVIRVETGRIVPVTTAYGELRAVRTLELRAPVGGRVAELSPNFAEGAAVAEGEVLLRLDPAEAMAARDLAAAALAEAEAGGREAGRALTLAREDLAQAEAQLALRAQAVQRQRDIAARGAGSAAAVETAELAEAQAEQALLGSRSALAQAEAAVDQAAITLTRAQIGLGEAERVLGDTVIRAEFAGRLEGVSSVVTGGKVNANEVLGRVIDPAALEVRFRLSTAQYARLVDARGALVAAPVAVRLEVVGADLAAEGRLVRAGASGAEAGGGRVVFAMLDAAPGLRPGDFVTVEVAEPALEAVADLPATAVDAAGRVLAVTEEARLEEVAVEVLRRQGDRVIVAPGALVGREVVAERSPLLGAGIKVRPVRPGVETEAAAGVVLTEARRAALIAAVEGNDRMPEEARARLIEQLRQDVVPAEVVARIEARMGG; encoded by the coding sequence ATGCGGTTCTTCGGGCGCGCGATGGGCGGGCTGTTTCTGGCGGCGGTGACGCTGGCGATCCTTGCGCTGGCGGTGGGGGTCGTTGTCGGCGCGCTGCGCGAGCGGATGGCGGGCGGGCCTGCGGCGCGGCCAGCCGAGGAGCGGGTGGTTTCGGCCAATGTGATCCGGGTGGAGACGGGGCGGATCGTGCCCGTGACCACGGCCTATGGCGAGTTGCGGGCGGTGCGGACGCTGGAACTGCGCGCGCCGGTGGGCGGGCGTGTGGCGGAACTGTCGCCCAATTTTGCCGAAGGGGCAGCGGTGGCGGAGGGCGAGGTGCTGCTGCGGCTGGACCCGGCAGAAGCCATGGCGGCGCGCGATCTGGCGGCGGCGGCCTTGGCCGAGGCAGAGGCGGGCGGGCGGGAGGCGGGCCGGGCGCTGACCCTTGCGCGCGAGGATTTGGCACAGGCTGAGGCGCAATTGGCGCTGCGGGCGCAGGCCGTGCAGCGGCAGCGCGACATTGCGGCGCGCGGAGCGGGGTCGGCGGCGGCAGTGGAGACGGCGGAATTGGCCGAGGCGCAGGCGGAGCAGGCGCTTTTGGGCAGCCGGTCGGCGCTGGCGCAGGCCGAGGCGGCGGTGGATCAGGCGGCAATCACCTTGACGCGGGCGCAGATTGGGCTGGGCGAGGCGGAGCGGGTTCTGGGCGATACCGTCATCCGGGCAGAGTTTGCCGGGCGGCTGGAGGGGGTTTCGTCCGTGGTGACGGGCGGAAAGGTCAACGCGAATGAGGTGCTGGGGCGGGTGATCGATCCGGCGGCGCTGGAGGTGCGGTTCCGGCTTTCGACGGCGCAATATGCGCGGCTGGTGGATGCGCGCGGCGCCTTGGTTGCGGCACCCGTGGCGGTGCGGCTTGAGGTGGTAGGGGCTGATCTGGCGGCGGAAGGGCGGCTGGTGCGGGCCGGAGCCTCGGGCGCGGAGGCAGGCGGGGGGCGGGTGGTCTTTGCCATGCTTGACGCCGCGCCGGGGCTGCGGCCGGGGGATTTCGTGACAGTTGAGGTGGCGGAACCTGCGCTGGAGGCGGTGGCCGATCTGCCCGCGACGGCGGTGGATGCGGCGGGCCGCGTGCTGGCCGTGACAGAGGAGGCGCGGCTGGAAGAGGTGGCGGTCGAGGTGCTGCGGCGGCAGGGGGATCGGGTGATCGTGGCCCCCGGCGCGCTGGTGGGGCGCGAGGTGGTGGCGGAACGGTCGCCCTTGCTGGGCGCGGGCATCAAGGTGCGCCCGGTGCGGCCGGGGGTGGAGACTGAGGCGGCGGCGGGTGTCGTGCTGACCGAGGCGCGGCGCGCGGCGCTGATCGCGGCGGTGGAAGGCAATGACCGGATGCCGGAAGAGGCGCGGGCGCGTCTGATCGAACAGTTGCGGCAGGATGTGGTGCCTGCCGAAGTGGTGGCGCGGATCGAAGCCCGGATGGGAGGCTGA
- a CDS encoding YqgE/AlgH family protein, whose amino-acid sequence MELDGKLLVAMPGMGDPRFAKSVILVCAHSAEGAMGLIVNRPSPDLNFRNLLEQLKIPRAPLGRDIRVHVGGPVERGRGFVLHSRDYAGGPTTMKVGDDYGMTATLDILEALARGEGPAQAILALGYSGWGPGQLETEIKANGWLIAEASEGLVFSQDDAGKWAGALRGMGIDPLTLSAAAGRA is encoded by the coding sequence CTGGAACTGGACGGGAAGCTTCTGGTGGCGATGCCGGGGATGGGCGATCCGCGCTTTGCCAAAAGCGTCATCTTGGTTTGCGCCCATTCGGCCGAGGGGGCGATGGGATTGATCGTGAACCGCCCGTCGCCCGATCTGAACTTTCGCAACTTGCTGGAGCAGTTGAAGATTCCACGCGCGCCCTTGGGGCGGGACATTCGCGTGCATGTCGGCGGGCCGGTGGAGCGGGGGCGGGGGTTCGTGCTGCATTCGCGCGATTATGCCGGAGGCCCTACGACGATGAAGGTGGGCGATGATTACGGCATGACCGCCACGCTGGATATCCTCGAGGCGCTGGCGCGGGGCGAAGGTCCGGCGCAGGCCATTCTTGCGCTGGGCTATTCCGGGTGGGGGCCGGGGCAGCTTGAGACCGAAATCAAGGCCAATGGCTGGCTGATTGCAGAGGCCAGCGAAGGGCTTGTCTTTTCGCAGGACGATGCGGGCAAATGGGCAGGGGCCCTGCGGGGGATGGGAATCGATCCGCTGACCCTGTCAGCGGCGGCTGGCCGAGCCTGA
- a CDS encoding uracil-DNA glycosylase — translation MGIDLDIASPEGWQAALAALRWQLEMGVDEAIGDAPVNAYDLPDKVVKATVPAPSARVERVADVPYVPQASAAERAAVAADAAVAEAAARAAGAGSLEALREALAGYEHCELKKGARNLVFADGRAGARVLILGEAPGRDEDLEGRPFVGAAGQLLDRMFGAIGLSRESPDLERALYITNVMPWRPPGNREPVPEEIAMMRPFVARHVDLAAPEIIVVMGNTPCSALLGAKGILRLRGTWAEALGRPVMPMVHPAYLLRNPVAKREAWADLLEIQAKLRGR, via the coding sequence ATGGGAATCGATCTGGACATAGCTTCACCCGAAGGCTGGCAGGCGGCGCTGGCGGCGCTGCGTTGGCAGTTGGAGATGGGGGTTGATGAGGCGATCGGTGATGCGCCGGTGAATGCCTATGATCTGCCAGACAAGGTGGTGAAGGCCACGGTGCCTGCGCCATCGGCGCGGGTGGAGCGGGTGGCGGATGTGCCTTATGTGCCGCAGGCCAGTGCGGCGGAACGCGCGGCGGTGGCAGCGGATGCGGCGGTGGCCGAGGCTGCGGCGCGGGCGGCGGGTGCGGGTAGCCTTGAGGCGCTGCGCGAGGCGCTGGCCGGATATGAGCATTGCGAGTTGAAGAAGGGGGCGCGGAACCTTGTCTTTGCCGATGGGCGGGCAGGGGCGCGGGTCTTGATCCTTGGGGAGGCGCCGGGGCGGGACGAGGATCTTGAGGGGCGGCCCTTCGTGGGGGCGGCGGGGCAGCTTTTGGATCGGATGTTCGGGGCGATTGGTCTGTCGCGGGAAAGCCCTGATCTGGAGCGGGCGCTTTACATCACCAATGTGATGCCGTGGCGGCCACCGGGGAACCGGGAGCCTGTGCCGGAAGAGATTGCCATGATGCGGCCCTTCGTGGCGCGGCATGTGGATTTGGCGGCGCCCGAGATCATCGTGGTGATGGGGAATACGCCCTGTTCGGCGCTGTTGGGGGCGAAGGGCATTCTGCGTTTGCGCGGGACATGGGCCGAGGCGCTGGGCCGTCCGGTGATGCCGATGGTGCATCCGGCCTATCTGTTGCGCAATCCGGTGGCGAAGCGCGAGGCTTGGGCGGATCTCTTGGAAATACAGGCGAAATTGAGGGGGCGATGA
- a CDS encoding protein-disulfide reductase DsbD domain-containing protein — protein sequence MRQIILLSALLCGTLPPAARAFSPEEVMAGQMRPGWQLSDGGHMTALHLTLAPGWKTYWRSPGDAGIPPMFDWTGSENVKTVLFHWPRPHVFHLNGLQTVGYKGELVLPIEVTPTDPTRPLRLKGSVELGVCDDICLPATFDFDLAVQGPGAPDPVIDMALADRPISGKSAGLSHIGCVIDPIADGIRITATLDMPPAAGEEVVVFESGKAGIWVSEAASSRDGNRLMASAEMVPPQGTPFSLDRSGVTVTVISDHRAVEVRGCPAP from the coding sequence ATGCGCCAGATCATCCTTCTTTCCGCCCTTCTCTGTGGCACCTTGCCACCCGCCGCCCGCGCCTTTTCCCCAGAAGAGGTGATGGCAGGCCAGATGCGCCCCGGTTGGCAATTGTCCGATGGCGGCCATATGACCGCCCTGCACCTGACGCTCGCGCCCGGATGGAAAACCTATTGGCGCAGCCCCGGCGATGCCGGCATCCCCCCGATGTTCGACTGGACGGGCAGCGAGAATGTGAAAACCGTCCTCTTCCACTGGCCCCGTCCGCATGTCTTTCACCTCAACGGTCTGCAAACCGTGGGCTACAAGGGCGAACTTGTCCTGCCGATCGAGGTGACGCCCACCGATCCGACCCGCCCCCTGCGTCTGAAGGGCAGCGTGGAACTTGGCGTTTGTGACGATATCTGCCTTCCCGCCACCTTCGATTTCGATCTGGCCGTGCAAGGCCCCGGCGCGCCCGACCCTGTCATTGACATGGCCTTGGCCGATCGGCCCATCTCGGGCAAAAGCGCGGGCCTTTCGCATATCGGCTGCGTGATTGACCCCATCGCCGACGGTATCCGCATCACCGCGACCTTGGACATGCCCCCCGCTGCGGGTGAAGAGGTGGTGGTCTTCGAAAGCGGCAAGGCCGGAATCTGGGTATCCGAGGCAGCATCGTCACGCGATGGCAACCGCTTGATGGCCAGCGCCGAGATGGTGCCGCCACAAGGCACGCCCTTCTCCCTTGATCGTTCGGGGGTCACCGTGACCGTGATCTCCGACCATCGCGCGGTTGAGGTCAGGGGTTGCCCCGCCCCCTAG
- a CDS encoding aldehyde dehydrogenase family protein, translated as MTIKEIFDRMEYGPAPEGNAEAKAWLAKHGATFGHFIDGAFTKPGQTFATKNPANGTDLSQITQGSAADIDEAVAAARRAQPKWARLPGHARAKYLYALARLIQKHARLLAVLETMDNGKPIRESRDIDVPLVARHFYYHAGLAQLMDSELPGHAPHGVCGAVIPWNFPLLMLAWKVAPALAAGNTIVLKPAEYTPLTALLFAEITREAGLPKGVFNIVTGDGDTGAALVAHPGVDKIAFTGSTSVGKAIRRATAGTGKALTLELGGKSPYIVFDDADIDSAIEGLVDAIWFNQGQVCCAGSRLLVQEGIAQRFHEKLKRRMDGLRLGDPLDKCIDVGAVVDPVQLATITDMVRSSDGDIYHAKTPIPPQGCYYPPTLITGLGTASRLMQEEIFGPVLVSMTFRTPAEAVELANNTRYGLAASVWTENVNLALDIAPKIKAGVVWVNATNLFDAAAGFGGVRESGFGREGGWEGLMAYLKPARTAKPLKPVPAIPEPSNFAPPALDRTAKLFIGGKQARPDGGYSRAVFSAKGKHLGHIGLGNRKDIRNAVEAAHAAKGWGKATGHNRAQILYYIAENLSARAAEFATRLKDLTGKDGHAEVEASIARLFTYAAWSDKFDGQAKSVPLRGIALAMNEPVGVIAALCPDESPLLGLISAMAPAIAMGNTCVLVPSDPFPLAATDLYQVLETSDLPAGVVNIVTGSPAELAKPLAGHMDIDALWSFCSTDLSSLIEGESATNLKRTWVNNGRARDWLGAEGEGREFLRHATAIKTVWVPYGE; from the coding sequence ATGACGATCAAGGAAATCTTCGACCGCATGGAGTACGGCCCCGCCCCCGAAGGCAATGCCGAAGCCAAGGCATGGCTCGCCAAACACGGCGCGACCTTTGGCCATTTCATCGACGGCGCCTTCACCAAACCAGGCCAGACCTTCGCCACGAAGAACCCGGCCAATGGCACCGACCTCTCCCAAATCACCCAAGGCAGCGCAGCGGATATCGACGAGGCCGTCGCCGCCGCCCGCCGCGCGCAACCGAAATGGGCACGCCTGCCGGGTCACGCCCGCGCTAAATATCTCTACGCGCTGGCCCGCCTGATCCAGAAACACGCCCGCCTTCTGGCGGTGTTGGAAACCATGGACAACGGCAAACCCATCCGTGAAAGCCGCGACATTGACGTGCCGCTCGTCGCCCGCCATTTCTACTACCACGCAGGGCTGGCGCAGCTGATGGACAGCGAACTTCCCGGCCACGCCCCCCATGGCGTCTGCGGCGCGGTCATCCCGTGGAACTTCCCCCTTCTTATGCTGGCATGGAAGGTCGCCCCGGCCCTTGCCGCAGGGAACACCATCGTCCTCAAACCGGCCGAATACACCCCCCTCACCGCCCTCCTCTTCGCCGAAATCACGCGCGAGGCGGGGCTGCCCAAGGGTGTTTTCAACATCGTCACGGGTGACGGCGACACGGGCGCGGCCCTTGTCGCCCATCCCGGCGTCGACAAGATCGCCTTCACCGGTTCCACCTCGGTCGGCAAGGCCATCCGCCGCGCCACAGCAGGCACGGGCAAGGCGCTGACGCTCGAACTCGGCGGCAAATCTCCCTATATCGTCTTCGACGACGCCGATATCGACAGCGCCATCGAAGGCCTCGTCGACGCCATCTGGTTCAATCAGGGTCAAGTCTGCTGCGCAGGCTCGCGCCTTTTGGTGCAGGAAGGCATCGCCCAGCGCTTCCACGAAAAACTGAAACGCCGGATGGATGGCCTCCGCCTTGGCGACCCTTTGGATAAATGCATCGACGTAGGCGCTGTGGTCGACCCGGTTCAGCTCGCAACCATCACCGACATGGTCCGCAGCTCCGACGGCGACATCTACCACGCCAAGACGCCCATCCCGCCGCAGGGCTGCTATTACCCGCCCACCCTCATCACCGGCCTCGGCACCGCCTCCCGCCTGATGCAGGAGGAAATCTTCGGCCCCGTCCTCGTCTCCATGACCTTCCGCACCCCGGCCGAGGCGGTGGAACTGGCCAACAACACCCGCTACGGCCTTGCTGCCAGCGTCTGGACCGAAAACGTCAACCTCGCCCTCGATATCGCGCCAAAGATCAAGGCAGGCGTCGTCTGGGTAAACGCCACCAACCTCTTTGACGCTGCAGCAGGCTTTGGCGGGGTGCGGGAAAGCGGCTTTGGCCGCGAAGGCGGCTGGGAAGGCCTCATGGCCTATCTCAAACCCGCCCGCACGGCGAAACCCCTGAAACCTGTCCCTGCCATCCCCGAACCCAGCAACTTCGCCCCCCCGGCGCTGGACCGGACGGCAAAACTCTTCATCGGCGGCAAACAGGCCCGTCCCGATGGCGGCTATTCCCGCGCCGTGTTTTCGGCCAAGGGCAAACATCTCGGCCATATCGGCCTCGGCAACCGCAAGGACATCCGGAACGCGGTCGAGGCCGCCCATGCCGCCAAAGGCTGGGGCAAGGCCACCGGCCATAACCGCGCGCAGATCCTTTACTACATCGCCGAAAACCTCTCGGCCCGCGCCGCCGAATTCGCCACTCGCCTGAAAGACCTGACCGGCAAGGATGGGCACGCAGAGGTCGAGGCCTCGATCGCCCGCCTCTTCACCTATGCCGCCTGGTCCGACAAATTCGACGGTCAGGCGAAATCCGTCCCCCTGCGTGGGATTGCGCTGGCCATGAACGAACCCGTCGGCGTCATCGCCGCCCTCTGCCCGGACGAGTCCCCCCTTCTGGGCCTCATCTCGGCCATGGCCCCCGCCATCGCCATGGGCAACACCTGCGTGCTGGTCCCCTCCGACCCCTTCCCCTTGGCCGCGACCGACCTTTATCAGGTGCTGGAAACCTCTGACCTGCCCGCAGGCGTGGTGAATATCGTCACCGGGTCACCTGCGGAACTGGCCAAGCCGCTGGCAGGCCATATGGATATCGATGCGCTCTGGTCCTTCTGCTCAACCGATCTGTCCAGCCTGATCGAAGGCGAAAGCGCGACAAACCTCAAGCGGACATGGGTCAACAACGGCCGCGCCCGCGATTGGCTTGGCGCTGAAGGGGAAGGTCGGGAATTCCTGCGCCACGCCACCGCGATCAAAACGGTCTGGGTCCCCTACGGCGAGTGA
- a CDS encoding efflux RND transporter permease subunit has translation MMGRGILSYFVRHRTVANLLMVLMLVGGLVAAMNIRAQYFPDVVLAEVDVSVRWDGAGAEDVDRGIVQVLEPALMAVEGVSATASRSVEGRASIEIEFEPGVDIDRAAQDVAAAVEAVTTLPDGAEEPEVRRSAWRDGVTDVVISGPVGVGQIARLADEFTARLFAAGVTRTTISGLAAPQMVVEVPTVALMRHDVTLAQIAEAIAAAVTTTPAGEVATGTARVRTGEERRQAEEIGEIALRVAADGTVLRIGDVATIRVEGADRGRASFVGSNPAMTVRVERGAEGDAIDMQARVAQVAEAMRPGLPEGVTMDLVRARADQISERLTLMLDNALTGLVLVVLMLFLFLNGRIALWVAAGIPVATLAAIGVMWLGGLTVNMISLFALILVLGVIVDDSIVVGEHADFRVRHMGESPMQAAERAAVRMAGPVLASTLTTVIAFLALAVIGGRFGDLIKDIPLTVMAVMIASLIECFLILPNHMAHALADSVKEKWYDAPSRFTNRQLERFKERGMKPLMRAVVVARYPVLAAAVLALATQAVLFLRGDVPFRFFNAPEQSSLTGNFAMLPGATRADTMAMMAELQRAVEAAGARLEAEHGVNPVEFAMAEVGGGSGRGLSGAATKDADLLGGIAVEIINPDLRPYSSNAFIAAVEEEVRRHPLLEELSFRGGRFGPGGASISVDLYGAEAGDLKAAAEALKARLAVYPEVSGLEDTLAYDKEELILTLTPTGQALGFSIDGLARDLRAMLAGIEAATYPDGPRSAAIRVELSEGELTADFLDRIQMRAVGAGGAVYVPLADIVTVTREAGFSSVLRENGLRVVTVSGDLAEDDPARASEIQAALRGQIVPGVEQDFGVMARFSGQAEQEREFLGGAAVAILLALLGIYLCLAWIFASWARPVVVMSVIPFALVGAVFGHWVWDVPLSMFSVVGIIGMSGIIVNDSIVLVSTIDDYAKRRGLIPAVVDAVADRLRPVLLTTLTTVLGLAPLLFERSSQAEFLKPTVVTLVFGLGFGMFLVLLVVPAIRVVQADIGRRLRALRRALRRGPAGLRGLVRGAAVVLALFWLAVMGPVMVTGALPAWLVALLPGEAGEAVGPVALLLVAGAAALVAGGAWVFGRVMGRKAHPTRAAQG, from the coding sequence ATGATGGGGCGGGGGATACTGTCCTATTTCGTGCGCCACCGGACGGTGGCCAATCTGCTGATGGTGCTGATGCTGGTGGGCGGGCTGGTCGCCGCCATGAATATCCGCGCGCAGTATTTTCCTGATGTGGTGCTGGCCGAGGTGGATGTGTCCGTCCGTTGGGACGGTGCAGGGGCCGAGGATGTGGATCGCGGCATCGTGCAGGTTCTGGAACCCGCGCTGATGGCGGTGGAAGGGGTGTCGGCGACGGCGTCGCGGTCTGTGGAGGGCCGCGCCTCGATCGAGATCGAGTTTGAGCCGGGGGTGGATATCGACCGCGCCGCGCAGGATGTGGCGGCAGCGGTGGAGGCGGTGACGACCCTGCCCGACGGTGCCGAAGAGCCGGAGGTGCGGCGGTCGGCTTGGCGGGACGGGGTGACGGATGTGGTCATCTCGGGTCCCGTGGGGGTGGGGCAGATCGCACGGTTGGCGGATGAATTTACCGCGCGTTTGTTCGCGGCGGGGGTGACGCGCACCACGATCAGCGGGCTGGCCGCGCCGCAGATGGTGGTGGAGGTGCCGACCGTCGCCCTGATGCGGCATGACGTGACGCTGGCGCAAATCGCTGAGGCGATTGCGGCGGCGGTTACGACGACCCCGGCAGGCGAGGTGGCCACGGGCACCGCGCGGGTGCGGACGGGCGAGGAGCGGCGGCAGGCCGAGGAGATCGGCGAGATCGCGCTGCGGGTGGCGGCGGATGGCACAGTGCTGCGCATCGGTGATGTGGCCACGATCCGGGTTGAGGGGGCGGATCGGGGGCGGGCGTCCTTTGTCGGGTCAAACCCGGCGATGACGGTTCGGGTGGAGCGGGGGGCCGAGGGCGATGCCATCGACATGCAGGCCCGCGTGGCGCAGGTGGCCGAGGCGATGCGCCCCGGCTTGCCCGAAGGCGTGACGATGGACCTTGTCCGGGCGCGGGCGGATCAGATCAGCGAACGCTTGACGCTGATGCTGGACAACGCGCTGACGGGGTTGGTTCTGGTTGTCCTGATGCTTTTCCTGTTTCTGAACGGGCGCATCGCGCTGTGGGTGGCGGCGGGGATACCGGTTGCCACGCTGGCCGCCATCGGGGTGATGTGGCTGGGCGGGTTGACGGTAAATATGATCTCGCTCTTTGCGTTGATCCTTGTGCTGGGGGTGATCGTCGACGATTCCATCGTGGTGGGCGAACATGCCGATTTCCGCGTGCGGCATATGGGGGAAAGCCCGATGCAGGCGGCGGAACGGGCGGCGGTCAGGATGGCGGGGCCGGTGCTGGCATCCACCCTGACGACGGTGATCGCTTTTCTGGCGCTGGCCGTGATCGGGGGGCGCTTTGGCGATCTGATCAAGGATATTCCTCTGACGGTGATGGCGGTGATGATCGCGTCGCTGATCGAATGCTTTTTGATCCTGCCCAATCACATGGCCCATGCCTTGGCGGATTCGGTGAAGGAAAAGTGGTATGACGCGCCAAGCCGGTTCACGAACCGGCAGTTGGAGCGGTTCAAGGAGCGGGGGATGAAGCCCCTCATGCGGGCCGTGGTCGTGGCGCGTTATCCGGTGCTGGCGGCGGCGGTTCTGGCCTTGGCGACGCAAGCGGTGCTGTTCCTGCGGGGGGATGTGCCGTTTCGGTTCTTTAACGCGCCGGAACAATCCTCGCTGACCGGAAACTTTGCCATGCTGCCGGGGGCCACGCGCGCCGATACGATGGCGATGATGGCCGAGTTGCAGCGTGCGGTGGAGGCGGCGGGGGCACGGCTGGAGGCGGAGCACGGGGTGAACCCGGTGGAATTCGCCATGGCGGAAGTGGGTGGCGGGTCAGGGCGCGGGCTTTCGGGGGCGGCGACGAAGGATGCCGATCTTCTGGGCGGGATCGCGGTAGAGATCATCAACCCGGATCTGCGGCCCTATTCCAGCAATGCCTTCATCGCGGCGGTGGAGGAAGAGGTGCGCCGCCATCCGCTGCTGGAGGAACTGAGCTTTCGTGGCGGGCGGTTTGGACCCGGCGGCGCGTCGATCAGTGTTGATCTTTATGGCGCGGAGGCGGGTGACCTGAAGGCGGCGGCAGAGGCGTTGAAGGCGCGGCTGGCGGTTTACCCAGAGGTGTCGGGGCTGGAGGATACGCTGGCCTATGACAAGGAAGAGTTGATCCTGACGCTGACGCCCACGGGGCAGGCTTTGGGCTTTTCCATTGACGGGTTGGCGCGGGACCTGCGCGCCATGCTGGCGGGGATAGAGGCCGCGACCTATCCTGATGGGCCGCGATCCGCCGCGATCCGGGTGGAATTGTCGGAGGGCGAACTGACAGCGGATTTTCTTGACCGCATCCAGATGCGGGCGGTGGGGGCAGGGGGCGCGGTCTATGTTCCGCTGGCCGATATCGTGACGGTCACGCGGGAGGCGGGGTTTTCCTCGGTTCTGCGCGAAAATGGGCTGCGGGTGGTGACGGTATCGGGCGATCTGGCCGAGGATGACCCGGCGCGGGCGTCAGAGATACAGGCGGCGCTGCGCGGGCAGATCGTGCCGGGGGTAGAGCAGGATTTCGGCGTCATGGCGCGGTTTTCGGGCCAAGCCGAGCAGGAGCGGGAATTTCTGGGCGGGGCGGCAGTGGCGATCCTGCTGGCGCTGTTGGGAATTTATCTGTGCCTTGCGTGGATATTCGCCAGCTGGGCGCGGCCTGTCGTGGTGATGTCGGTCATCCCCTTCGCGCTGGTGGGGGCGGTGTTTGGGCATTGGGTCTGGGACGTGCCTTTGTCGATGTTCTCGGTCGTTGGGATCATCGGGATGTCGGGGATCATCGTGAATGATTCCATCGTGCTGGTCTCGACCATCGACGATTATGCGAAAAGGCGCGGGCTGATCCCGGCCGTGGTGGATGCGGTGGCGGATCGGTTGCGGCCAGTGCTGTTGACAACGTTGACGACGGTGCTGGGGCTGGCGCCGCTCTTGTTCGAACGGTCAAGTCAGGCGGAGTTTCTGAAGCCGACGGTGGTGACGCTGGTCTTTGGCCTTGGCTTCGGGATGTTCCTTGTGCTGCTGGTGGTGCCGGCGATCCGGGTTGTGCAGGCCGATATCGGGCGGCGGCTGCGTGCCTTGCGGCGGGCGCTGCGCCGGGGGCCGGCCGGGCTGCGCGGGCTGGTGCGGGGGGCGGCGGTGGTGCTGGCGCTGTTTTGGCTCGCGGTGATGGGGCCCGTCATGGTGACAGGGGCGCTGCCTGCGTGGCTGGTGGCGCTGCTACCTGGGGAAGCGGGAGAGGCGGTTGGGCCTGTCGCGCTGCTGCTGGTGGCGGGAGCGGCGGCGTTGGTGGCGGGCGGGGCCTGGGTTTTCGGGCGGGTGATGGGCCGGAAGGCCCATCCGACGCGCGCGGCCCAAGGGTAG